AAGCAAAAAGCTAACGACATGATTCCACTTTACTTTTTCTTTTAAGACCAAGGAGGCAAAGACGATAAAAATCGAAATCGTGATCACTTCCTGTAAGATTTTTAATTGAAAGGCGCTGTAACCTTCTTCTCCATATCCGATCCGATTTGCCGGGACCATAAGAATGTATTCGAAAAGTGCGATTCCCCAGCTTAGAAGAATGGTGAGAGGGAGACTCCATCCGTGAAAAAATTTCAAATGCCCATACCAGGCGAAGGTCATAAAAAGATTAGAACAGAGGAGAAGAAAAAATGTTTTCATAAGAATAGGTTTTTTCGATTGTAAGGGCGGTGACAATCGGAAATCAGCTTCTTAGGAAGGAAATCCTTTCAAATAGAACTATTTACAAAGTCTAGTTTTCAAAATCTTTTTTTACGTCTATCCACTCGATAAAAAATTCCCAATTTCGATTTCGGGAAGAGATAGAGAAAATTCAATTTTCCTTATGCACTTTAAAAATGTCTGGAAATCAAAAACGGATTCATAAGGATTTTAATAAAAGAAAACCCCGTCACCGGGGTGTAAAAGGGTATTAGACTTCAGGTAGTATAACAAAGCCCCTGCGAAGAGGCGACTTTCGAAAATCTATTTTGGACCGAGATCCCACCGGCGGATCCCGAAAAGAGAATCCAAACCGGTGGAAAAAAATCACTCGGAGCGAACTTCTATTTTTTTAACCTGAGGTTTTCTTTTCGGAAGAGTCAGGCTTAACACTCCATTCTTATAGGCCGCGGAAATTTTATCTTCCTCAACGGCTTCCGTAACCGTGAAGGATCTTTTGTATTCTCCGGTTC
Above is a genomic segment from Leptospira stimsonii containing:
- a CDS encoding DMT family protein — translated: MKTFFLLLCSNLFMTFAWYGHLKFFHGWSLPLTILLSWGIALFEYILMVPANRIGYGEEGYSAFQLKILQEVITISIFIVFASLVLKEKVKWNHVVSFLLILGAVAFAFYDKSPSQ